Proteins found in one Nostoc sp. NIES-3756 genomic segment:
- a CDS encoding DUF4335 domain-containing protein, protein MPLSNSVIRRYTPPTCTLEVLAQSSPLSRWMGKPVLRQLTFELRFDDPQLLEENRVPIRGDRDQLETLCDAVTTYVQQFLQQPPESFWLSFSGVEDSTKVTNQDLTDSYQAALLPTTSKSFTPQILGTSIYLEPGDNLTHNLYLGSLANPVSGPFIQLSLLQLFDLATALDEYSTDVMALPALNNTSSVARLPAWTPVAAVLVLALGLTPLTWQYANNRQKDQQVAKTNNSTNQQIALQPAPAPNVPAPQAEITPSNNLSPLPIGSTPPPPSATLPITPLPPNITNSALVPNSLRTKPGQNQPQLQIPSLPSNSSPTLPGQQIAIQPNPTTSINPQGITLKRSLPPRLSTSTSSTSSSIPPVPPPLATIPNPIPQVSPVTTQPVRSRSNSSVNTPLEAPDTSPFIDRGDKPKTPSNRAVVSTNNSDTLFDTPQVAEAREFLRKRWQPPSGFSQTLEYSLLLGVDGSIERILPLGKAARDNIEMAGMPAIGEPFVSANRSGQMTRIRVLLSPDGKVQTFPESE, encoded by the coding sequence ATGCCTCTATCTAATTCTGTCATTCGTCGCTACACACCACCTACTTGTACGCTAGAAGTATTGGCGCAAAGCTCCCCGTTATCCCGTTGGATGGGTAAACCTGTACTCAGACAGTTAACTTTTGAGTTGCGCTTTGATGATCCTCAACTGCTAGAAGAAAACAGAGTACCAATTCGGGGCGATCGCGATCAACTAGAAACCTTATGTGATGCTGTTACCACCTATGTACAGCAATTTCTCCAACAGCCACCGGAAAGCTTTTGGCTCAGTTTCTCTGGAGTTGAGGATTCCACTAAAGTAACTAACCAAGATTTAACAGATTCTTATCAAGCTGCACTCTTACCTACAACATCAAAATCTTTTACACCCCAAATATTAGGGACAAGCATCTATTTAGAACCCGGCGATAATTTAACGCACAATCTTTATCTTGGTTCCTTAGCTAATCCCGTATCAGGCCCATTTATTCAACTAAGCCTACTGCAACTGTTCGATTTAGCAACAGCTTTAGACGAATACTCAACAGATGTAATGGCTTTACCAGCCCTGAATAACACCAGTTCTGTAGCGCGATTACCCGCATGGACTCCTGTTGCGGCTGTATTAGTATTAGCTTTAGGTTTAACGCCTTTAACTTGGCAATATGCTAATAATAGGCAAAAAGACCAACAGGTAGCTAAAACGAATAATTCCACCAACCAACAAATTGCTTTACAACCAGCACCTGCACCTAACGTTCCTGCACCTCAGGCTGAAATTACCCCTTCAAATAATTTATCACCTCTACCTATAGGTTCAACTCCGCCGCCCCCAAGTGCGACTTTACCTATAACTCCCCTTCCTCCTAACATTACAAATTCTGCTTTAGTACCAAATTCTCTGAGAACCAAACCAGGACAGAATCAACCTCAGCTACAAATTCCGTCTCTCCCTAGCAATTCGTCTCCTACTCTTCCAGGACAACAAATTGCTATTCAACCTAATCCCACAACATCAATTAATCCACAGGGAATTACTCTCAAGCGCAGTTTACCCCCTAGATTATCTACCTCTACAAGCAGCACCTCATCTAGTATTCCACCCGTACCCCCGCCATTAGCCACCATTCCCAATCCAATTCCTCAAGTCTCGCCTGTAACTACACAACCAGTGCGGAGCAGAAGCAATTCTTCAGTTAATACCCCTTTAGAAGCGCCCGATACTAGCCCATTCATAGATAGAGGGGATAAACCTAAAACCCCCTCAAATAGGGCAGTAGTTTCTACAAATAACTCTGATACCCTATTTGATACACCCCAGGTAGCAGAAGCTAGAGAATTTCTCAGAAAGCGTTGGCAACCACCCTCAGGATTTTCACAAACCTTAGAGTATAGTCTCTTACTAGGAGTTGATGGCTCAATTGAGCGGATATTACCTTTAGGTAAAGCCGCTAGAGATAATATTGAGATGGCTGGAATGCCTGCTATTGGCGAACCCTTTGTTTCTGCCAATCGTTCTGGACAAATGACCAGGATTCGCGTTCTTCTCAGTCCTGATGGTAAAGTTCAAACTTTCCCTGAGTCTGAATAA
- a CDS encoding DUF3038 domain-containing protein, with the protein MLKVMQTAADSATPNSQWEDLIKLPTPNVVEWDNIKTQLDLVLLALETLTGIGSEAMLSAATNLNLESKVPDRVALWRLRQSNPLRKGQGGRKKLDVEEARSLVLIICYLAQQHQELIRRAVGLLEQMAGKNREPHQAALLGDYIDAFCNTYQERMEEDEQISTDLLTHLALKLLVDLLFYSAPGGHRRLWLALIDRSAKP; encoded by the coding sequence ATGCTAAAAGTTATGCAAACGGCCGCTGATTCAGCTACTCCCAATTCTCAATGGGAGGATTTAATAAAACTGCCAACGCCAAACGTAGTTGAATGGGACAACATCAAAACTCAGTTAGACTTGGTGCTGTTGGCTCTGGAAACCCTGACTGGAATTGGTTCGGAAGCGATGCTTTCGGCTGCGACTAATCTTAATTTAGAGTCGAAAGTTCCAGACCGTGTAGCTTTATGGCGCTTGCGTCAGTCCAATCCTCTACGCAAAGGCCAAGGAGGGCGGAAAAAACTGGATGTAGAAGAAGCGCGATCGCTTGTTCTCATCATCTGCTATCTTGCCCAGCAGCACCAAGAATTAATCCGTCGTGCCGTAGGTTTACTAGAACAAATGGCGGGAAAGAATCGGGAACCTCATCAGGCTGCTTTACTTGGAGATTACATAGATGCTTTCTGCAACACCTACCAAGAGCGGATGGAAGAGGACGAGCAAATCTCGACGGATTTATTAACACACCTGGCGCTCAAACTGCTTGTAGATTTGCTGTTTTATAGCGCCCCTGGTGGACACCGCCGTCTCTGGCTAGCACTCATCGACCGTTCCGCAAAACCTTGA
- a CDS encoding endonuclease MutS2, which produces MIQSETLELLEWYRLCQHLSTFAATKLGAIASLHLQIPVSQTASEQLLAQTKEVYQLESRLASGLSFEGIQDIGDSLERAELQGILAGDELLAIATTLAGARNLRRIIDNQEDTPILTQLVAELRTYPELEQEIHLCIDERGQVADRASTKLGEIRTELRRLRSQITQKLQNILQVKSNAVQEQIITQRGDRFVIPVKAPQKDAIPGIVHDTSTSGATLYIEPNSVVPMGNQLRQTVRREQAEEEAIRRALTEKVAAVKPDLERLLAIVTTLDMATARARYSFWLKANPPRFINRQEQELVTLRQLRHPLLVWQNQHEQGHPVIPVDLLISPHIRVVTITGPNTGGKTVTLKTLGLAALMAKVGLFIPAREPVEMPWFDQVLADIGDEQSLQQSLSTFSGHIRRISRILNALGDEGEESSSFPASLVLLDEVGAGTDPVEGSALAIALLQYLADHAQLTIATTHFGELKALKYEDQRFENASVEFDDATLSPTYRLLWGIPGRSNALAIALRLGLKPEVVEEAKTQVGEATDEVNQVIAGLEAQRRRQETKAAEAQKILQQAERLYKEVSEKAAALQEREQSLKASQEVAVQQAINQAKGEIAKVIRRLQQGTATAQDAQQATNALNQIAQKYQPVAPPKPKLGFLPKVGDRIRISQFGQTAEVLTAPDEDGELTVRFGIMKMTVKLEDIESLDGQKAEPIAKPKPAPAPVAQPAQPTPAIRTSKNTFDIRGKRVADAEYLLDKAISEANGPIWIIHGHGTGKLRQGVHAYLQQHPRVSHYEAAEQADGGSGVTVAHVA; this is translated from the coding sequence TTGATTCAATCTGAAACTTTAGAACTACTCGAATGGTATCGCCTTTGTCAGCATCTTTCTACATTTGCGGCAACTAAGCTTGGGGCGATCGCATCACTTCATCTACAAATCCCTGTATCTCAGACAGCAAGTGAGCAGTTATTAGCACAGACAAAAGAAGTATATCAACTGGAAAGTCGTCTGGCTAGCGGTTTGTCTTTTGAGGGCATCCAAGATATTGGTGATTCCCTAGAAAGGGCAGAACTACAAGGGATTTTGGCAGGTGATGAACTTTTGGCGATCGCTACTACCCTTGCTGGTGCGAGAAATTTACGTCGTATAATTGATAACCAAGAAGATACACCAATTTTAACTCAATTAGTGGCTGAGTTACGTACTTATCCCGAACTAGAACAAGAGATACATCTCTGTATTGATGAGCGGGGACAAGTCGCTGATCGTGCCAGCACTAAGTTAGGCGAAATCCGTACCGAATTGCGGAGATTACGGAGTCAAATTACACAAAAGCTGCAAAATATTTTACAAGTTAAATCTAATGCAGTTCAGGAACAGATAATTACGCAAAGGGGCGATCGCTTTGTTATCCCAGTAAAAGCACCACAAAAAGATGCCATTCCTGGTATTGTGCATGACACCTCTACTAGTGGGGCAACGCTGTATATAGAGCCTAATTCTGTTGTGCCGATGGGTAATCAACTACGGCAGACAGTAAGACGAGAACAAGCGGAAGAAGAAGCTATCCGCCGGGCTTTGACGGAAAAAGTAGCAGCCGTTAAACCTGATTTGGAAAGGCTACTGGCGATTGTCACTACCTTAGATATGGCAACTGCTAGAGCCAGATATAGTTTTTGGCTCAAAGCCAATCCCCCCAGATTTATTAACCGCCAAGAACAAGAATTAGTTACTCTACGACAGCTACGCCATCCTTTGTTAGTGTGGCAAAATCAACACGAACAAGGTCATCCAGTCATTCCGGTAGACTTGTTAATCAGTCCTCATATCCGGGTAGTGACGATTACCGGGCCTAACACTGGTGGGAAGACGGTAACATTAAAAACCCTCGGATTAGCAGCCTTAATGGCGAAAGTGGGTTTATTCATACCCGCCCGCGAACCAGTAGAAATGCCCTGGTTTGACCAAGTATTGGCTGATATCGGTGACGAACAATCCCTACAGCAAAGTTTATCTACATTTTCAGGGCATATCCGCCGTATTAGTCGAATTTTGAATGCTTTAGGAGATGAGGGAGAAGAATCTTCCTCATTCCCCGCATCTCTAGTATTACTAGACGAAGTTGGTGCAGGAACAGATCCGGTTGAAGGTAGTGCTTTGGCGATCGCACTTTTACAGTACCTCGCTGATCATGCTCAGCTAACCATTGCTACAACGCACTTTGGCGAATTAAAAGCCCTCAAATATGAAGACCAGCGTTTTGAAAATGCTTCCGTAGAATTTGATGATGCTACTTTATCGCCTACCTACCGCTTATTGTGGGGTATTCCGGGACGTTCTAATGCGTTGGCGATCGCGTTGCGTTTGGGGTTAAAGCCAGAAGTTGTAGAAGAGGCGAAAACTCAAGTAGGCGAAGCTACGGACGAAGTGAATCAAGTAATTGCTGGCTTAGAAGCCCAACGTCGTCGCCAGGAAACGAAGGCGGCGGAGGCGCAAAAAATATTACAGCAAGCAGAACGTCTGTATAAAGAAGTATCTGAGAAAGCAGCCGCATTACAGGAGCGAGAACAATCACTGAAGGCTTCCCAGGAAGTTGCTGTACAACAAGCAATTAACCAAGCTAAAGGGGAAATTGCCAAAGTCATCCGCCGCTTGCAGCAAGGTACAGCTACAGCCCAAGATGCCCAACAAGCAACTAACGCCCTCAATCAAATTGCTCAGAAGTATCAACCAGTAGCACCACCAAAACCCAAACTAGGGTTTTTGCCAAAAGTGGGCGATCGCATCCGTATTTCCCAATTTGGACAAACGGCAGAAGTGTTGACAGCACCTGATGAGGATGGTGAGTTAACTGTCCGCTTTGGCATCATGAAAATGACGGTGAAGCTAGAAGACATCGAATCCCTTGATGGACAAAAAGCCGAACCTATTGCCAAGCCCAAGCCAGCACCAGCACCAGTTGCACAACCAGCCCAACCTACCCCAGCAATTCGCACCTCCAAAAATACCTTTGATATCCGGGGTAAGCGGGTAGCTGATGCTGAGTACCTCTTAGACAAAGCCATTTCCGAAGCTAACGGCCCAATCTGGATTATTCACGGACACGGCACTGGCAAGCTGCGTCAAGGAGTCCACGCTTACTTACAACAGCATCCCAGAGTCAGTCATTACGAAGCGGCAGAACAAGCTGATGGTGGTAGTGGAGTGACGGTTGCTCATGTTGCATGA
- a CDS encoding GuaB3 family IMP dehydrogenase-related protein, protein MEIQLGRGKTARRAYGIDEIALVPGNRTLDPSLADTRWRIGNIEREIPIIASAMDGVVDVKMAVRLSQLGALGVLNLEGIQTRYADPEPILDRISSVGKDEFVSLMQELYAEPIKPELITKRIQEIKEQGGIAAVSATPLGASRYGEVVAKAGADLFFIQATVVSTAHLSPESVTPLDLAEFCRSMPIPVILGNCVTYDVTLNLLKAGAAAVLVGIGPGAACTSRGVLGVGVPQATAIADCAAARDDFYRETGKYVPVIADGGLITGGDICKCIACGADGVMIGSPFARAAEAPGRGYHWGMATPSPVLPRGTRIRVGTTGTLEQILTGPAGLDDGTHNLLGALKTSMGTLGAKDIKEMQQVEVVIAPSLLTEGKVYQKAQQLGMGK, encoded by the coding sequence GTGGAAATTCAACTTGGGCGGGGGAAGACAGCTCGTAGAGCCTACGGCATTGATGAAATTGCTCTAGTCCCCGGTAACAGAACACTCGATCCGAGTTTAGCCGATACTCGGTGGAGAATTGGCAACATTGAACGAGAAATTCCCATTATCGCCAGTGCGATGGATGGGGTTGTTGATGTGAAGATGGCTGTGCGGTTATCACAGCTTGGTGCATTGGGCGTTCTTAACTTGGAAGGGATTCAAACTCGTTATGCTGACCCAGAGCCGATTTTAGATCGGATTTCGTCCGTTGGCAAAGATGAGTTTGTGTCTTTGATGCAGGAACTATACGCCGAACCCATCAAGCCCGAATTAATCACCAAACGCATCCAAGAAATTAAAGAACAAGGTGGAATTGCAGCTGTTAGCGCTACTCCTCTAGGCGCAAGCCGATACGGTGAGGTAGTAGCCAAAGCTGGGGCCGATTTATTTTTCATCCAAGCTACGGTAGTTTCTACCGCTCACCTATCACCAGAGTCAGTAACGCCTCTGGATTTGGCTGAATTTTGCCGTTCTATGCCCATCCCTGTGATTTTGGGTAACTGTGTGACTTACGATGTCACCTTGAACTTATTAAAGGCTGGTGCAGCCGCAGTATTAGTGGGAATTGGCCCCGGTGCGGCTTGTACTTCTCGCGGGGTGTTGGGTGTAGGTGTACCCCAAGCAACTGCGATCGCAGATTGTGCCGCCGCACGCGATGATTTTTATCGAGAGACTGGTAAATATGTCCCTGTCATTGCTGATGGTGGTTTAATCACTGGTGGCGACATTTGCAAATGTATCGCTTGTGGTGCTGACGGCGTAATGATTGGTTCACCCTTTGCTAGAGCCGCCGAAGCTCCCGGAAGAGGCTACCATTGGGGTATGGCTACACCTAGCCCAGTCTTGCCCCGTGGAACCCGCATTCGTGTTGGTACTACAGGTACTCTCGAACAAATCCTGACTGGGCCAGCTGGGTTAGATGATGGTACTCATAACCTTTTAGGAGCATTAAAAACTAGCATGGGTACTTTGGGAGCAAAAGATATTAAAGAAATGCAGCAAGTTGAAGTAGTAATTGCTCCTTCATTGTTAACTGAAGGCAAAGTGTATCAAAAAGCTCAACAATTAGGTATGGGTAAATAA
- the trxA gene encoding thioredoxin, with protein sequence MSAAAQVTDSTFKQEVLDSAVPVLVDFWAPWCGPCRMVAPVVEEIALQYEGKIKVVKVNTDENPQVASQYGIRSIPTLMIFKGGQKVDMVVGAVPKTTLSQTLEKHI encoded by the coding sequence ATGTCAGCAGCCGCACAAGTTACAGATTCTACTTTTAAGCAAGAAGTACTCGACAGCGCTGTACCAGTTCTGGTCGATTTTTGGGCCCCTTGGTGTGGCCCTTGCAGAATGGTCGCTCCTGTTGTCGAGGAAATAGCTCTACAGTACGAAGGTAAAATCAAAGTGGTGAAAGTCAACACTGACGAGAATCCGCAAGTGGCAAGTCAGTACGGTATCCGTAGTATTCCCACGCTTATGATTTTTAAAGGTGGGCAAAAAGTCGATATGGTAGTCGGTGCGGTTCCTAAAACCACATTGTCCCAAACTCTAGAAAAGCATATCTGA
- a CDS encoding LOG family protein yields MTSSASFDTFESLQADITELIDRLPTLKNRQLIHNALATIVRLADSDIERLDWKILSAALADMERGFKLFYDYRHVRKVTIFGSARLSPASPEYQIAAEFARAVTKLGFMVMTGGGGGIMQAGQEGAGRENSFGLNIQLPFEQQANPVIEGDPKLIHFKYFFTRKLFLLKESDAIALFPGGFGTQDEAFECMTLSQTGKFGPVPVVLIDHPGGDYWQAWSEYINQHLVKTGLVSPEDPNLYTVTDNLEVACNAITNFYQVYHSCRYVSDKLVIRLTQELSDDEVEQLNTQFSSIIVKGKIEKSQSLPQENQDETIGLPRLVLYFNQRDLGRLYQMIAVINQMGSSSTKQQVHPEKK; encoded by the coding sequence ATGACCTCATCTGCGTCCTTCGACACATTCGAGTCTCTCCAAGCCGATATTACGGAATTAATTGATCGCTTGCCGACATTAAAGAATCGGCAGCTAATTCACAATGCTTTGGCAACCATAGTCCGCCTAGCTGATAGTGATATTGAACGTCTCGACTGGAAAATACTGTCTGCTGCCTTAGCAGACATGGAGCGAGGCTTTAAGTTATTTTATGATTACCGACACGTCCGCAAAGTAACTATTTTTGGTTCGGCTCGTCTATCACCAGCCAGCCCAGAGTACCAAATAGCAGCAGAATTTGCCCGTGCTGTGACCAAGCTAGGATTTATGGTCATGACAGGGGGTGGTGGTGGTATTATGCAGGCTGGTCAAGAAGGGGCAGGGCGAGAAAATTCCTTTGGCTTAAATATCCAATTACCGTTTGAACAGCAGGCGAACCCAGTAATTGAGGGTGATCCTAAGCTAATTCACTTCAAATACTTCTTTACACGCAAGCTGTTCCTCCTCAAAGAAAGCGATGCTATAGCTTTATTCCCTGGTGGGTTCGGTACTCAAGACGAGGCGTTTGAGTGCATGACTCTGAGTCAGACAGGTAAATTTGGCCCTGTACCAGTAGTTTTAATTGACCATCCCGGTGGTGACTATTGGCAGGCTTGGAGTGAGTATATTAATCAGCATCTTGTGAAAACGGGGTTGGTGAGTCCTGAAGACCCCAACCTGTACACAGTAACAGATAACCTAGAAGTGGCTTGCAATGCTATTACCAACTTTTATCAGGTGTATCACTCCTGTCGTTACGTGAGTGATAAATTAGTAATTCGCTTAACCCAGGAATTATCAGATGATGAGGTTGAGCAACTGAATACTCAATTCAGTAGCATTATTGTGAAAGGGAAAATTGAGAAAAGTCAGTCTTTACCCCAAGAAAACCAGGACGAAACCATTGGACTACCCCGCCTAGTTTTGTACTTCAATCAACGAGACTTAGGGCGGTTATATCAAATGATTGCTGTAATTAATCAAATGGGTAGTAGTTCGACAAAACAACAGGTACATCCAGAGAAGAAGTAG
- a CDS encoding D-alanyl-D-alanine carboxypeptidase/D-alanyl-D-alanine-endopeptidase, giving the protein MLELLSSGLVSIWLEMAGVKIRPADALDVVTWQSSPGLVIANDPNPAGFNTVKGYLQGLITTKLIAQNLESSQGVWLQSGPVLMANHQGTTPLPAASLTKIATSLAAFTTLGPEYQFETTIATNGSVVNGVLQGDLIINGGGDPMFVWEEAIALGNTLNKMGIKQVKGNLVITGNFAMNFQRYPLLAGQMLKQALNSKTWTRPANYIHSIMPKGTPKPQVVINGTIKYTAQPNPKQTLLVRHRSIPLKQIIKEMNVYSNNEIAQMLADDLGGHQVVQTKAAKLARVPQQEIQLINGSGLGPENRISPRAVCAMLMALQQEAATYQLNLADLFPTSGFDHRGTMHSRHLPLATVMKTGTLRDVSALAGVVPTRDRGLVWFAIINRGPQIGAFRQQQDKFLQRLVQLLQVAPTTPTALTPHSPNTLPDLGNTKRSEIVYGG; this is encoded by the coding sequence ATGCTGGAATTGTTGAGTTCGGGTTTGGTTTCTATCTGGCTAGAAATGGCTGGGGTAAAAATTAGACCGGCGGATGCTCTAGATGTGGTAACTTGGCAAAGTAGCCCTGGTTTGGTTATTGCTAATGACCCTAATCCAGCAGGATTTAATACGGTCAAGGGCTATCTCCAAGGATTAATTACAACCAAACTCATAGCCCAGAATCTAGAAAGTAGCCAAGGAGTTTGGTTACAGTCGGGGCCAGTGTTAATGGCTAATCATCAGGGGACTACGCCTCTGCCGGCTGCTTCCCTGACTAAGATTGCTACTTCACTTGCAGCTTTTACAACTCTGGGGCCAGAGTATCAATTTGAAACTACCATCGCTACTAATGGTTCGGTCGTTAATGGTGTGTTACAAGGCGATTTAATCATTAATGGCGGCGGCGATCCTATGTTTGTTTGGGAAGAAGCGATCGCTTTAGGCAATACCCTCAATAAAATGGGGATTAAGCAAGTTAAGGGGAATTTGGTAATTACAGGCAATTTTGCTATGAATTTCCAACGTTATCCCCTATTGGCTGGGCAAATGCTCAAACAAGCATTAAATTCTAAAACTTGGACTCGTCCAGCAAATTATATCCATTCCATCATGCCGAAGGGAACACCAAAGCCACAGGTGGTAATTAACGGCACAATCAAATACACAGCCCAACCCAACCCCAAACAAACTCTACTGGTACGTCATCGTTCTATACCCTTGAAGCAGATTATCAAGGAAATGAACGTTTACAGTAACAATGAAATAGCTCAAATGTTGGCAGATGATCTAGGTGGACACCAAGTAGTACAAACCAAAGCTGCCAAATTAGCACGAGTACCGCAACAAGAAATTCAACTAATCAACGGTTCTGGACTAGGCCCGGAAAATCGTATTTCACCCAGAGCGGTTTGTGCAATGTTAATGGCATTGCAACAAGAAGCTGCGACTTATCAACTCAATTTAGCAGACTTGTTTCCTACCTCTGGTTTTGACCACAGAGGTACAATGCACTCTAGGCATTTACCCCTAGCCACTGTGATGAAAACTGGTACACTGCGCGATGTAAGTGCTTTAGCTGGAGTTGTCCCAACCCGCGATCGCGGTTTAGTTTGGTTTGCTATCATCAACCGTGGCCCCCAAATTGGCGCTTTCCGTCAACAACAAGATAAATTCCTACAACGTCTTGTGCAACTATTACAAGTAGCCCCGACTACACCCACAGCCCTCACACCCCACTCACCTAACACTTTACCCGACCTTGGCAATACTAAACGGAGTGAAATTGTGTATGGGGGTTAG
- a CDS encoding AAA-like domain-containing protein → MKTILILSAHPLDCEPRLLNQEVREVEAALERAKNRDQFQVISKWAVRTQDLQRALLDNHPQIVYFLGHGAGEKGLVLEDESGNSQLVSTTALAKLFELCKESIECVFLNACYSEVQAEAIYEHIDCVVGMNDEIGDVGAKVFAIAFYDALGANRSYEDAYEFGCNALELQGIPKSAIPALKSRRTNQKTLVIKPLSLENPDDGQVPLHSALYITRPPIESDCFEAILTPGALIRIKAPRQMGKSSLMSRILHHAQQQNYQTANLNFAEADAEFLNSLDLFLQWFCASITDNLNLSNQLEEHWQGILGSKSKASNYFQRYLLKQIDTPVVLGLDEVDEIFKHPIIATDFFGLLRAWHERSRNDPTWQKLRLVIVHSKEVYIPLNINQSPFNVGLPVELPELNQSQVQDLVQRHGLNWSKSQLEQLMFWMGGHPYLVRVALYHIARGRMTLEEVVQVAPTEAGPYNDHLRRHLLNLQDDPELLAAIKNVVKAEQPVDVGTVEAFKLRSMGIVKFQGNKIMPLCQLYRQYFRDRLKV, encoded by the coding sequence GTGAAAACCATTCTGATTTTGTCAGCTCATCCCCTTGACTGTGAACCTCGGCTTTTAAATCAGGAAGTACGAGAGGTTGAAGCGGCGTTAGAACGCGCTAAAAATCGAGATCAGTTTCAAGTTATTTCTAAATGGGCTGTTCGTACTCAAGATTTACAACGAGCGTTGTTAGATAATCACCCTCAGATTGTCTATTTTTTGGGACATGGTGCAGGTGAGAAAGGCTTAGTTTTAGAAGATGAATCTGGAAACAGTCAGCTAGTGAGTACCACAGCACTAGCCAAGCTATTTGAATTATGTAAAGAATCAATTGAATGTGTGTTTTTAAATGCTTGTTACAGCGAAGTACAAGCAGAGGCGATTTATGAACACATTGATTGTGTTGTGGGGATGAATGACGAAATTGGGGATGTAGGGGCTAAAGTATTTGCGATCGCTTTTTATGATGCACTAGGCGCTAATAGGTCATACGAGGATGCTTACGAGTTTGGTTGCAATGCACTCGAACTGCAAGGTATACCAAAGTCAGCAATTCCAGCACTGAAAAGTAGAAGAACTAACCAAAAAACCCTGGTAATCAAGCCCTTATCTTTAGAAAATCCCGATGATGGGCAAGTTCCCTTACATTCGGCATTGTATATTACACGCCCACCAATTGAAAGCGACTGTTTTGAAGCTATTCTTACACCCGGGGCATTAATTCGCATCAAAGCACCCCGGCAAATGGGTAAAAGTTCATTAATGTCAAGAATTTTGCATCATGCCCAGCAACAAAACTATCAAACTGCTAATTTGAACTTTGCAGAAGCCGATGCAGAATTTTTGAATAGTTTGGATCTGTTTTTGCAGTGGTTTTGCGCTAGTATTACCGATAATTTGAATCTCTCAAACCAGCTAGAAGAGCATTGGCAAGGGATTTTGGGGAGTAAGAGCAAAGCTAGTAATTACTTCCAAAGGTATTTATTAAAACAGATTGATACACCCGTTGTCTTGGGTTTGGACGAGGTGGACGAAATATTTAAACATCCAATCATCGCCACTGATTTTTTTGGTTTACTGCGTGCTTGGCATGAAAGGTCTAGAAATGATCCAACTTGGCAAAAACTTAGGCTGGTAATAGTTCATTCCAAAGAAGTTTATATTCCACTAAATATTAATCAGTCCCCCTTTAATGTGGGTTTACCTGTAGAGTTACCAGAGTTAAATCAAAGCCAGGTACAAGATTTAGTGCAGCGTCATGGGTTGAATTGGTCAAAATCCCAGCTAGAACAGTTGATGTTTTGGATGGGTGGACATCCTTATTTGGTAAGGGTGGCGCTGTATCACATTGCTCGCGGTAGGATGACTTTAGAAGAAGTAGTACAAGTTGCACCCACCGAAGCTGGCCCCTACAACGACCACTTACGCCGGCATTTATTGAATTTACAAGATGATCCTGAATTATTAGCTGCTATTAAAAATGTAGTGAAAGCAGAACAACCCGTAGATGTGGGAACAGTAGAAGCGTTCAAACTCCGCAGTATGGGTATAGTAAAATTCCAGGGAAATAAAATCATGCCATTGTGTCAATTGTATCGGCAATATTTTCGCGATCGCCTAAAGGTATGA
- a CDS encoding type I restriction endonuclease — MVQVTQGKDVTLNQLIEEFALQRADDSKFFHEWQEDLLELNDSERQTLNQIKDEYRHLSRYPILEPVVKMVVLSPLLRLAGFYQPPFYIASEQEVRISSEDEGTVIRGRIDILVFHPPFWVLVIEAKRAEYSLVPAIPQALAYMLSNSEPDKPAFGFVTNGQEFQFIKLTKQDTPKYGLSYILSLEREDDIYTVLKVLKRFAYLSRNFSY; from the coding sequence ATGGTTCAAGTTACTCAAGGAAAAGATGTCACGCTCAATCAGTTAATTGAGGAATTTGCTTTGCAACGTGCAGATGACTCCAAATTTTTCCATGAGTGGCAAGAAGATTTATTAGAGCTTAATGACTCAGAACGGCAAACCCTTAATCAAATTAAGGATGAATATCGACATTTGTCTCGCTACCCAATTTTAGAACCTGTAGTCAAAATGGTAGTGCTATCTCCGTTATTACGTCTAGCAGGTTTTTATCAACCTCCTTTCTACATCGCTTCCGAACAAGAGGTAAGAATTTCTTCTGAAGATGAAGGCACAGTTATTAGAGGACGCATCGATATATTAGTATTTCATCCTCCATTTTGGGTTTTAGTCATTGAAGCCAAGCGAGCCGAATATTCCCTAGTACCTGCAATTCCTCAAGCCTTAGCTTATATGTTAAGTAACTCTGAGCCGGATAAACCAGCATTTGGTTTTGTCACCAATGGTCAAGAATTTCAATTTATTAAGTTAACGAAACAAGATACACCAAAGTACGGCTTATCTTACATATTATCTCTAGAACGTGAGGATGATATTTATACTGTATTAAAAGTATTAAAACGTTTTGCTTATTTAAGTCGTAATTTTAGTTATTAG